From a region of the Procambarus clarkii isolate CNS0578487 chromosome 18, FALCON_Pclarkii_2.0, whole genome shotgun sequence genome:
- the LOC138365945 gene encoding putative leucine-rich repeat-containing protein DDB_G0290503, protein MSDGTEFASYPNQQVESTIVDELTLTEVDVVPRPPMSGDSNPQPLFGRITDQVAALPNNTAKPNMLEFMEMNVQMCWRLKVLRETILKILHTQDSSKKLENIIVKKVVLDLNTNVRDLELTIVQLTEKLGDQENEIEKLKKENSTLQDNQMKLRIQYDDEKKQYETEYAFMLDEKDRQFQHIFEDKDKQIKDLADEKEKLTDLINSNNTSISRQQQEELNRKINTNLMSLKEYQLKLAACENDIRIQNMQFLECQQALQKCNYDKQSDQEEYNKLLVSQKHYLEECQQKLLACENSKQIKYDEYNTLVKNINEANKYNIETLERLYRKPTLSNSDIIHCFSSIFPLDDDNESKETRKSQIEAIITRFISQLNTERENYIYQEREKDIKDRISRLNYYINNIESLQNNDLLNIFTNEEERNLFNQILEKFKTNIIDETKEIRQDLNANNVKRFYYIILNVIRKFPSDNIHEILALQQQNDLHVKTLQEENETITSNLLTIQQTNASLQDSNKQLLSELSETRMHLSMFNYDETSVDPIEYEETQMNKFTSIIQAVTTQLDAYLAGTCNNKYLRSAFDKLSIRKMFCKNEMAKSEMMQLFISLSNHIFKFIFCAQFYKNLVTLSQKYIYYENEHELLINHIHRKGELIYVDYFNEVIASVVLKMISKCEDLSNQTPVNYAALENYRKLAQNKYHHVLQQMMKY, encoded by the exons atgtctgatggaactgagttTGCTTCTTACCCCAATCAGCAGGTAGAATCTACAATAGTTGATGAATTGACATtgactgaagttgatgttgtcccaagacCACCAATGTCTGGTGATTCTAACCCACAACCATTATTTGGTAGAATAACTGATCAAGTTGCCGCTCTTCCAAA CAATACTGCAAAGCCTAACATGTTGGAATTTATGGAAATGAACGTGCAGATGTGCTGGCGGCTGAAGGTGCtgagggagaccatattgaaaatacttcatacccaagactcttctaagaAATTAGAAAACATCATCGTCAAGAAAGTTGTGTTGG ATTTAAATACAAATGTGAGAGATTTAGAACTTACTATTGTGCAGCTTACAGAGAAATTAGGAGACCAAGAAAATGAAATAGAGAAGTTAAAGAAGGAAAATTCAACTCTTCAAGATAATCAAATGAAGCTTAGAATCCAATACGATGATGAAAAGAAACAGTATGAAACAGAATATGCATTTATGTTAGATGAGAAAGACAGACAATTTCAACATATCTTCGAAGataaagacaaacaaataaaagacttagctgatgaaaaagaaaaactaaccgatttaataaattcaaataatactagtataagtcgtcaacaacaagaagaattaaataggaaaataaatacaaatttaatgTCTCTTAAGGAATACCAACTAAAATTAGCCGCATGTGAAAACGATATAAGGATCCAGAATATGCAATTTCTGGAATGCCAACAAGCCCTACAAAAATGCAACTATGATAAACAATCAGACCAAGAAGAATATAATAAGCTATTAGTATCCCAAAAACATTATCTTGAGGAATGCCAACAAAAACTACTAGCTTGTGAAAATTCTAAACAAATTAAGTATGATGAATATAATACATTAGTAAAGAATATAAATGaagcaaataaatataatattgaaacattagagCGACTTTATAGAAAACCTACATTATCGAATAGCGATATAATTCATTGTTTTTCAAGCATATTTCCTTTAGATGATGATAATGAATCAAAGGAAACAAGAAAATCACAAATTGAAGCAATAATAACTCGGTTCATTAGTCAGTTGAATACCGAACGCGAAAACTACATTTACCAAGAACGTGAAAAGGACATTAAAGACAGGATTTCCCGtttaaattattatattaataatattgaATCACTCCAAAATAATGATTTACTTAATATTTTTACTAACGAGGAAGAAAGAAATTTATTTAATCAAATATTAGAAAAATTTAAAACTAATATTATCGATGAAACA AAGGAAATAAGGCAAGATTTGAATGCAAATAATGTAAAACGTttttattacattatcttgaacGTGATTCGCAAGTTTCCTTCTGATAATATTCATGAAATActggctttacaacaacaaaatgatttacatgttaagaccttacaagaagaaaatgaaacaataacttctaacctgttgaccattcaacagacaaatGCTAGTCTCCAGGATTCCAACAAACAATTGCTTTCAGAATTAAGTGAGACAAGAATGCATTTGTCGATGTTTAACTATGATGAGACTTCGGTGGACCCAATAGAATATGAAGAAACTCAAATGAATAAATTCACATCAATCATCCAAGCCGTCACTACTCAGCTCGATGCTTACTTGGCCGGGACATGCAACAATAAGTATTTGAGATCAGCATTCGACAAACTCTCAATAAGAAAAATGTTTTGCAAGAATGAAATGGCCAAATCTGAAATGATGCAATTATTTATTTCACTTTCAAATCATATCTTCaaatttatattctgcgcccagttctataaGAATCTTGTCACG TTatcacaaaaatatatttattatgaaaATGAACATGAGCTTCTGATCAATCACATCCATCGTAAAGGTGAGCTTATATATGTCGATTACTTTAATGAAGTTATAGCCAGTGTAGTTTTGAAGATG
- the LOC138365947 gene encoding putative leucine-rich repeat-containing protein DDB_G0290503, with protein MILLEYIGRCLSKYKKQKKNYTSFTDFFAKTLVDEKLKEEWVKNYIATSENLTLKDFYTLEEVEKTARKHFRDEDMQNIKEKLIEQIPIAVDMKKVEKLRDVFLAGDISWFSLRIFAKEVGLKEEVIDNMFNKPKVFIYTAHALQYRDSRERQTSNVSDNVQALVTQRVHQENCLNIYKEFENIIVQHKKDLWLQEYLSTHREIVLPMTRPQILIEASGRGVQVTNDTFEEVYKKYRPDVGLLSNASQCRDCPFYLIPNQSELQGVTLQNHINAVRAKSHNKRKKFDMDKLWISCTHAKPLLALNLISMWKSRKKNKKQEEEQEDSLIRFPIMSPETKTKNMINKIEIENNKYEEELKTQVLYLGQLNKCEDKIEEKDKQIKELDNRNIEKDKQLTEKDKQITELEHNYYIRQEHTNRIAKLNEIINSSNYNDDLQPENIANILFTNEEERRLFNHILNSFKTNITDEIVKKHKKELMPYVDLNGVLNHSFESDRFIDKLKGLVLNKAIKRKKKKKEKALRKLDSSKIKWPWSSDGDDDTKSGEEWEKQENVEERVFGQETTTGTENIIMSFLFATTQLRNFPKRDVEVTDTKWKIEVVQTIQKEKKMRNACIAEP; from the exons atgattctcttagaatacattggtcgttgcctttctaaatataagaaacagaaAAAGAATTACACATCCTTCACTGATTTCTTTGCCAAAACACTTGTTGATGAAAAGCTTAAAGaagaatgggtgaagaactacattgcgacctcagaaaacctgacccttaaggatttttataccctagaagaggttgagaagacagccagaaaacattttagagacgaggacatgcaaaatattaaggaaaagTTAATTGAACAGATCCCCATAGCTGTGGATATGAAGAAGGTAGAGAAGCTACGGGATGTTTTTCTGGCTGGAGATATATCTTGGTTTTCATTGCGAATTTTTGCTAAAGAAGTTGGTCTAAAGGAAGAGGTTATTGACAATATGTTTAATAAACCCAAAGTGTTTATTTATACTGCACATGCCCTACAGTATAGAGACTCTCGTGAACGGCAAACTTCAAATGTTAGTGATAACGTCCAAGCTTTAGTGACTCAGCGGGTTCACCAGGAGAATTGTCTCAATATTTACAAGGagtttgaaaatataattgttcaACATAAAAAGGATTTGTGGTTGCAGGAATATTTATCAACGCACAGAGAAATTGTGCTCCCCATGACAAGGCCACAAATCCTAATAGAGGCTTCTGGACGAGGAGTTCAGGTAACAAATGATACTTTTGAAGAAGTGTATAAGAAATACCGACCAGATGTAGGGCTGTTGAGTAATGCTTCTCAATGTCGAGATTGTCCTTTTTACCTGATACCCA ATCAAAGTGAATTACAAGGTGTTACATTACAGAACCATATAAATGCAGTACGGGCAAAATCtcataataaaagaaaaaaattcgacatggacaaattgtggatatcatgtacgcatgcg aaacctttgctagcattaaatttaatatcaatgtggaagtctcggaagaagaacaagaaacagGAGGAAGAGCAGGAGGACTCCCTGATACGGTTCCCGATTATGAGTCCAGAAAC aaaaacaaaaaatatgataaacaaaatagaaattgaaaacaataaatatGAAGAAGAATTGAAAACCCAAGTATTGTATTTAGGTCAGTTAAATAAATGTGAAGATAAAAtagaggaaaaagacaaacaaataaaagaattagataatagaaatatagaaaaagacaaacaactaacagaaaaagacaaacaaataacagAATTAG AACACAATTATTATATTCGGCAAGAACACACAAATAGAATTGCTAAGTTAAATGAAATTATTAACAGTAGTAATTATAATGATGATCTACAACCGGAAAAtatagcaaatatattatttactaatGAGGAAGAAAGAAGGTTATTTAATCATATACTAAATAGTTTCAAAACTAATATTACCGATGAAATAGTAAAGAAACACAAAAAAGAATTAATGCCTTATGTTGATTTAAATGGTGTTTTAAACC ACTCATTCGAAAGTGACCGGTTCATTGACAAACTGAAGGGCTTGGTACTAAATAAGGCCATaaagagaaagaagaagaagaaagaaaaggCACTAAGGAAGCTTGATTCCAGCAAAATCAAATGGCCATGGTCTTCAGATGGAGATGATGACACCAAGTCAGGGGAGGAATGGGAGAAGCAGGAGAATGTGGAGGAACGTGTCTTTGGTCAGGAGACAACAACAGGCACAG AGAATATAATAATGTCTTTCTTATTTGCTACTACACAGCTCCGCAACTTCCCAAAAAGAGATGTCGAAGTGACAGACACTAAATGGAAGATAGAAGTAGTTCAGACCATTCAGAAGGAGAAAAAAATGAGGAATGCCTGTATAGCAGAACCTTGA
- the LOC138365946 gene encoding death-associated inhibitor of apoptosis 2-like, producing MTLDNIYQKKMKEKLPDTFGASFQKMICYAENSFKSSELYENLLKTLKEKKKIKRISANVPHGILSPEDDPAILHDIKVNCYGPDNTIYNNDPEVRKNVPRGVTLLEFKGQFDLVIFANKKFTGGIGDEDDKQPETNDLWKQYCLEDPTMREEKNRLETFKDCNFSVNSHVLVKAGFYYTHKANLLECSMCHFQIDAMNVNQDENRIIALHKKEKPECTFNQNVKRSISKKFDSYDSLRFEKERLDTYIDWPLEWLEPSDLARDGFYYLRTNDHVACVFCRGILGAWERGDTPRGEHQWHFPHCPFIRNQPVGNFPLLFNEKFKGYSVPLRNNKNSSYTQGIDVCGLSPMTNNGVHQHTIDKRKDYLTLESRLASFNKWPERVTQKPTELSEAGFFYCGLSDHVRCYHCGNGLRNWESDDIPWDEHARWYPECTFLFLTKGKEFIDQVQGEWPPYETNPSITHINEDQHKLIKELDITKHLISMGFQEDHVMTTYHNQLKEKGLPFFDIESFIEAVLQYMEDEVRKRLELDSDPNQQVESSTTSIQPIVDELALAEVDIVPSPPMSDGNELVSDQNQQVESSTTLIQPIVDELALAEVDIVPSPPMSDGNELVSDQNQQVESSTTLIQPIVDELSLAEVDIVPSQPMSDGNEFASDQNQ from the exons ATGACCCTTGATAACATATACCAAAAAAAGATGAAAGAAAAACTTCCAGATACATTTGGAGCATCATTTCAGAAGATGATTTGTTATGCTGAAAACAGTTTTAAGTCTTCGGAATT gtatgaaaatcttttaaaaacattgaaagaaaaaaagaagataAAAAGAATAAGTGCAAATGTCCCACATGGAATCCTATCCCCTGAAGACGACCCTGCTATTCTTCATGACATAAAGGTCAACTGCTATGGCCCTGATAACACAATCTACAACAATGATCCGGAAGTTCGAAAAAATGTTCCTCGTGGTGTAACACTCTTGGAGTTTAAGGGACAGTTTGATTTAGTGATCTTTGCCAATAAAAAATTTACTGGTGGTAttggtgatgaggatgataaacaaccggaaacaaatgatctatggaaacaatattgcttagaagatccca caatgagagaagaaaaaaatcgtttggagacttttaaggactgtaacttcagtgtaaacagtcatgtaCTTGTAAAGGCGGGTTTCTATTATACTCATAAAGCAAATCTTTTAGAATGTTCAATGTGCCATTTTCAAATTGATGCCATGAACGTAAACCAAGATGAAAATAGAATCATTGCTTTACATAAGAAAGAGAAACCAGAATGCACATTTAATCAGAACGTGAAAAGATCTATTTCTAAGAAGTTTGATTCATATGACAGTTTACGGTTTGAAAAGGAACGTTTGGATACCTACATAGATTGGCCACTTGAATGGTTAGAACCATCTGATTTGGCTCGTGATGGCTTTTACTACCTGCGAACAAATGACCACGTTGCTTGTGTCTTTTGTCGAGGCATTCTTGGTGCCTGGGAAAGAGGAGACACTCCCAGAGGCGAACATCAGTGGCACTTTCCCCATTGTCCATTCATTCGAAACCAACCAGTGGGAAATTTTCCACTGCTATTTAATGAAAAATTCAAGGGTTATTCCGTTCCACTGAGAAATAATAAAAATTCGTCCTATACACAAGGAATAGATGTCTGTGGTCTAAGTCCTATGACAAACAATGGAGTTCACCAACATACCATCGACAAGCGAAAAGACTACTTAACACTTGAAAGTCGCCTAGCAAGCTTTAACAAATGGCCTGAACGTGTAACACAGAAACCAACTGAATTGTCAGAAGCTGGATTCTTCTATTGTGGTTTAAGTGATCATGTGCGCTGTTATCATTGTGGGAATGGACTTCGAAACTGGGAATCTGATGATATACCTTGGGATGAACATGCTCGCTGGTACCCAGAGTGTACCTTCCTCTTCTTGACGAAAGGAAaagaattcattgatcag GTTCAAGGGGAATGGCCACCTTATGAGACAAACCCTTCAATAACCCATATCAATGAAGATCAACACAAACTTATTAAGGAACTAGACATAACTAAGCACCTTATTTCAATGGGTTTCCAGGAAGATCATGTGATGACAACGTATCATAATCAACTCAAAGAGAAGGGGTTACCTTTCTTTGACATTGAGTCATTTATTGAAGCAGTCTTACAGTACATGGAAGACGAAGTCAGAAAACGTCTAGAGTTGGATTCTGACCcaaaccaacaagtagaatcatctacaacttcaATACAGCCTATTGTAGATGAATTGGCATTAGCCGAAGTTGATATTGTCCCAAGTCCACCAATGTCTGATGGAAATGAGTTGGtttctgaccaaaaccaacaagtagaatcatctacaactttaatacaGCCTATTGTAGATGAATTGGCATTAGCCGAAGTTGATATTGTCCCAAGCCCACCAATGTCTGATGGAAATGAGTTGGtttctgaccaaaaccaacaagtagaatcatctacaactttaatacaGCCTATAGTAGATGAATTATCCTTGGCTGAAGTTGATAttgtcccaagccaaccaatgtctgatggaaaTGAGTTTGCTTCTGACCAAAACCAAtaa